The following are from one region of the Nicotiana tomentosiformis chromosome 7, ASM39032v3, whole genome shotgun sequence genome:
- the LOC104105983 gene encoding uncharacterized protein produces the protein MAAVNHTYGCFVVVKTMQKKEENFRIFDGEIVVQLEEDDVAAETEKWNLSLVAYVVGNTPSIGAMERFIANQWNFVTKPKVLLHNDGYFVIRFASAKDRNAVLFFGPYTLYNQLIILRSWSVDFDFNEEVLRTILLGVKLPNMPLKCWSERSLSKIGSGLGKPIYADECTSKAERISYSRLLIEMDVSRPLPGTIKLKDEMKKLAKREPGKVEDRIAQAREKLKTIQIQMRDPAGA, from the exons ATGGCGGCAGTAAATCACACTTACGGTTGCTTTgttgtagttaaaacaatgcagaagaaagaagaaaatttcagaattttt GATGGTGAAATTGTTGTTCAATTGGAAGAAGATGATGTTGCAGCTGAAACAGAGAAATGGAATTTATCCTTAGTTGCTTATGTGGTTGGCAATACCCCCTCAATTGGAGCCATGGAGAGATTCATAGCTAATCAGTGGAATTTTGTGACAAAACCTAAAGTACTCCTTCACAATGATGGATACTTTGTTATTCGATTTGCTAGTGCGAAGGACAGAAATGCAGTCTTATTCTTTGGGCCTTATACATTGTACAATCAACTTATCATACTAAGATCATGGTCTGTAGACTTTGATTTCAATGAGGAAGTACTAAGGACCATTCTTTTGGGGGTAAAACTTCCAAACATGCCTTTGAAGTGCTGGAGTGAAAGATCCCTAAGCAAAATTGGGAGTGGACTAGGAAAGCCAATATATGCTGATGAATGTACATCTAAAGCTGAGAGGATATCCTATTCTAGGCTCTTGATTGAGATGGATGTAAGTAGGCCTCTTCCTGGCACTATCAAA TTGAAGGATGAGATGAAGAAACTAGCAAAAAGGGAGCCGGGCAAGGTTGAAGATAGAATAGCACAGGCCAGGGAAAAGCTGAAAACTATACAAATACAAATGAGAGATCCTGCAGGAGCTTAG